One Companilactobacillus heilongjiangensis genomic window, TGGATTGTGGTCAGTGAGAAGGAACCGAACCATTTCCGTGTTAACTTACGTTCGAAGAATGTCGCTATCAATGGTGTTGCTGAAAAATTCGGCGGCGGTGGTCATCCCTTAGCTAGTGGCGTTTACGTTGGTAGTATGGATGAAGTCGAAGCTTTAATTAAAGATATGGATAATTTAAACAAATAAAAAATTTGGAACTCAAAAGAAAAGTTTGGGACATAACTGTCGTATTCATTAAACATGCAGCGTAAACGTGCGACCAAACATAACTTTTTCCGCTTAAACCAAATAGGGACAGTAATCCAAAATCGGATTACAGTCCCTATTTGCCTTAGTGCTCGAAAGTTGAACATGTTTTGTCCCACTCTATTATTTTTCAATTAATCTAACAGTTATCCCAGCTGATGAATCAAGCATTTGTAACATCTGTTCAATTTTAGATTTATCAGTCTCATCAAAGGACAAATCCAAATCGACTTCTCGATTATCTTTCAACTTAAAACTTAAGTAATAGGCACTGGGATAGTAATAAACCATATATGCGCTGACTGCTGCAGCTGTAATATTTGCTGGAACCTGCATTTTTTTACCGATTACCACATTAGCATCAGCTACCCGATCCAGAGTAACTGACATTTGATTGCCACCAAAAGGAAGAAAAATTGCTTTTAACCTCTTGCCGGCAGTGCTGTAATCGTAATATTCAACGTGCTGAGAATCAATTTGCCAATATCCATACGCATCCGATAAATTGATAACGTATAGAGCTAACGCCACGATGAAACACAGCAGACCAAATATAATGCTGACTGCTATCTGGTTTGACAAGGTGTAGAAAAATATACTCACTATCAAGCCGACAATTAAACTGATTAACAAAGGTACATAACTAATTTTGCGTCCAAACGTAAACTTCCTCATGACGACCCCCTGCTTTATTTATCTCGCAATTCGTAGAGCTCTTTAGTCAAACTGATACTTCTATCTCGCACCATTTCAGCAATGTTTTGCTTATCAACAAATTCAATATTCTTCCGTCTCAAGAAAGAAATAATCGTCGATAACATTTGGCGTTCCTTTGACTGGAGCCAATAATACTGCCGCAAGTCTAAATAGATAGTTTGATCATCCTTAGTTGTAATAATAAAATAGAAATTTTCACGTATATACTGACCTAAATTGGGCGTATAGAATCCAAATATTATAACTGTTGATTTGGGATTAAACTCAAACAAACCTAGTTTTATTTCAATACTCTTTATCTGTTGATAAGTAACGTATTTAGTTTTTCTAGTATGAGATAAAACTTTTAGTGGAATTGTTATTTCATCCCAACTATTATATTTATCCTTAAAATCGTCAGTATAAGTAATCCCTTTTTTACCCAGAGACCAGTAAGTATAATAACGTTTAAAATCAAAAGGTGTCAGGAAAACCAGCATAAAATACGCTACTGTGAATCCAAGAATAGCCATACAAAAATTTTGGGATTCCGTGTATATCAGTACCCCAAGGATAAACGTGAACCATAAAAATAACAACGGCCAACGATTTTTGGGTTTTCCATAGTCAAACGGAAAATGTAAATACGGTTCACCTGTAATCAACTCATCCAGTGAAATATCCAATAGTCCACTCAAGGAAATCAAGTTATTGATACTTGGCAAATTTTCGCCAGTTTCCCATTTTGAAATTGATTGCCGAGAAATACTTAATGCTTCAGCCAATTGCAGCTGCGACAATTCATTTCTCTTCCGATATTTAACAATATTATCTGATAATGACATCCCGTTCACTTCCCCCACACCTAAATTAAGGAAAACACGCTCACTCTCAATATATTATTTACTCTGCTTTATCTCGCAACTCATAGAGCTCTTTAGTCAGACTGATACTTCTATCTCGCACCATTTCAGCAATGTTTTGCTTATCAACAAATTCAATATTCTTCCGTCTCAAGAAAGAAATAATTGTCGATAACATTTGACGTTCCTTTGACCGTGGCCAATAATACTGTCGCAAGTCTAAATAGATGGTTTGATCATCTTTAGTTGTAATAATCAGATGAAAAGCCTCATGCATATACTGTCCTTCAGTTGGTGCATAACCACCTTTAGGCGCAATCGCCGAGTTAGGGCTGACCTTGAATAGGTCCAATTTAACTTCAATCTTCTTTATTTGTTGATAGGAAACATACTTAGTTTTACGTGCATGAAATAACGTTTTAATGGGAATAATTATTTCGTCTAAGCTGTTATAAACATCTTTATCATTAGCCACATAGGTAATTCCCGACTTATCCAATGTCCAATACGTGTAGTAGCGTTTGAAATCATACGGATAAAACAGAATTGCCATCACATAGGCTGCAAACGCTCCAAAAAAGGGCGCATAAAAGCGATGAAATCCTGAGAAAACCAATCCTCCCAAAATAACCACCACTACTAAAAAGAAAACCGGCCAACGATTCCTGGGCTTACCATAATTGAATGGAAAATGTAGATATGGCTCACCTGTTATTAGCTCATCCAAAGAAATATCCAACAATCCACTCAACGAAATCAAATTATCAATACTAGGTAGATTTTCCCCAGTCTCCCACTTTGAAATCGATTGTCGGGAGATACTCAATGCTTCAGCTAATTGTTCTTGTGACAATTGATTTTTATTTCGATATTTAACAATATTATCTGCTAATGACATCGTTTTCACTCCCTCTATGACTAAATTATACGTTCTAAGCTCAGAAAATTGCACGCACTTTCTGCTTGCGGCGTTATATAACGCTTATTTAATCATAAAAGCACCCACAACTAGACAGATGACCCCAATGATCAGTGACGAGTAGACACCCATAAACACATATGGTTGAGGATTCTTAACGTTCTTTTTGATGTTGAAATACATTTTGCGACCGACATATATTTGATAGATTCCCATTAAAATAACGACAATCCCAATTAACTCAATTCCCATGAAATCATCCCCCTTTTTCTTAATTGCTTTAATAATTGATTAATTCTAAAAAATCACAACCCAAACATATCCTTAATTACAAATTCAATCTTTAAATACCTCAAATTATTCATCATAAAAAAATTAATTAGTTGGAAGAGCTGAGAGTATTCATCAGCAGCGAAAGTGGCGTTATGGCTTTAGCCATTACACCACCGGGCGTGTTGGAGACTTGCTGATTTTGCAAGGCTTCAACCGAGGTTCGAGATCGCACTATGGCTCGGACCGTACCGCGCAGCAGATGAATACTCTCAGCTCTGGAAACGGCATACTTCAATCATAAGCCACTTCGGAACAGGATTAAATCCATTTGAAGATAATATCAAAGCTAAGAAATATTAAAACCATTCCAAAAGTAGATCCAAACACCAATAGCAATCGTTCAATTTTAGGGAACTTGTTTTTGGGCTCTCTTCTAATTTGGTTAAACGATTTTATTACTAGAAAAATTTGTGTACCACCCATAATCAAGGCAACTAAAGCAATTAGATCAGACATTTTGGTCACTTCTTTCCTATAAGTTACCCATATGATAAGGTCCAACTCAAAAAAAGGAGGATTTCAGTGCTAGACAAACTGTCTAGTACTGAAATCCTCCTTTTATTTTATGAAAAATACTTCGAAAAGTTAAAAATTGAACCAATCAATGAAACCGTACCAACAACAACCATCGTCAGGGAAAGAATTCCTTGAACTGTACAGATGCTATTCCACGGGAAATCAACTAAAAATAGTAATCCCACAATGCCTATCCAAAAGTATTTTCCTTTATAAAAATCACTATTGAATCTCACAACGGTTCCCTTCTTTGCTTAGTTTTTAACCAATAAAATAACCTTTAGGTAGATAATACTCTCTATTAATAATTTTGTGCCAAGTTCATCATCAACGTACGTTTTTCAATCATGAACGTAAAATTATCTGTCTGTTTCGGCTTGATTTTTCAAAAGATATAGACCAACAACGATTGAAATTAATATTCCGACAATATCTATCGTGCTTACTATCAAAAATTCATTATTGTGCACGCCAGTATAGCGATACATCCCCAAAACTGACATACGCGTTAGGGTCCAGTAAATATTTGCACCAACCAAAGTTAAAATCAAAACATAAAATGTCAAAGGTATAATTCCTTGATTTTTCATTGGTAAGAAGTTGCCAAAATAGTCCATAGACAAGTGAATCAGCGTGCTTCCAGTTAAAATCAACAGCACTGCCAATATCCCAACGGCTAAGTCTTTGATCAACAATTCCAGCCGCATATCGCTGACAACAATTAGATGATGAATAACGTCTTGTTTCATAAAATAGTACAGTGATCCGATAAAAATAATTGATTCTATCAATCCAAAATACAAATAAATCAGACACGTCGTTAGTAAATTACTAAAGTACAATTTATTATCTGATATCGGTACTAACCGATAACGATTACTCGATAATACATTCTCATTAGCTCGAACCAATAAGACAATACTGACCACACAAACTGCAGCGGCGACCATAACCATCAACCCAACTGGATATTGTGAATTCAAATGAACGTCCATCTTATCCATGCCGATGAGAACCAAAACTCCAATAACATCAACGAGCAAAATCAAATTGATGAGTTTGAATTTGCTCCAAATTAAATCTTTACTTACACCCAGTAAGCTACCCATAATAACGGACCATCCCATAGTCTTTATTTTGTAGTTTTTTTAACGATCTGTTTCGGTCCATCTCTTCAAGAGATAGATGTTTATTGCTGAAAAAATTACACCCCAAATCACAACAATTCCGATTCCAAGCCAGATAACATTGTTGACTTGGCCTAATGTTGTAATTCCTTGTGATCCATTGTAAATGACTCTAAACACATTGCCTGATGTATAGTTAAAAATCATCATTCCAACTACCGTTACAACGATATATAGAATGAAATTAACAAATTTCTGACGAGAAAATGGTAAGAATCCGCTGATCCAATTAATTAAGAAATGAACAGAAGTAATACCCATCCAAATCAAAATCATCGTTAAAGTCATTAACAGCCACATTAATGCAGCTGTTCCGACTGAGCCCTTTATTTCACCCGCTGCTAGATTGAAGTCGCTCTGACCGCTTATAAAGTAAAAAATAGTTCCAAGCACAACCTCCAGAACTTGAAGATACATTAATCCTAAAAAGGTTGTTAAAAGATTACTGAAATATAATTTAGTCTCTGAAACAGGAAGCAGACGGTAATTATTGCTTGTATAAACTCTTTCATTTTTACGTGCCAGCAAGATAAATCCCACAAAGTTAGCAAAACTCAAACTAATCATAAATGTCGCAAAGAAATAATCTGGAAAAATTTGTCCATCCCAACCGCCTGTGAAGATTCTCAACACATCAACAGCCACTAGAAAAATTAGATCAATAATAATGATCCAATTCATCATCCGCCATTTTTCGCTCATTAAATTACTTGTCAAACCCATAAATTTGGTCATTTTGTAACACTTCCTTCGTAAACCTGTTCATAGTACTCCTCAACACCCAAGTGATATTTCTCTTGAATGTCCTCAACTGAACTAACTTGATAAATTGTTTCATCCTTAATAATAATCACATCATCCAATAGACTAGCAATCTCTGTGACGTAATGATCACTGATGACAATCGTTGAATCATCAGTCTTCCAACGGATAATACTACTGATAATTTTCTTACGTGACATACTATCGATACCGCTCAAAGGCTCATCTAATAAGTAGAGTTTAGTGTCGCGAGATAGTGTCAAAGCAATAATCAGCTTGCCTCTTGTACCAGTTGAAAGTGAAGATATTCGTTTGCCCTCGTCCAATCCTAGATATTCAGCAATTTCCAAGTACTTTCCTTGAACAAAATCAGGATAGACGTTCTCGTAAAACTTAACGATATCGCCAATCTTGGTATTCTTAGAAAAACCGCCTAGTTGATCACTAAAACTGACATTTTGTTTAATTTCACGTTTCTTACTAGCACCATTGACCGTTATAACGCCTTCAGGCAATGAATTTACCCCAGCAATCAAACGCATCAAAGTGGTTTTACCAGCACCATTTTCACCAAGTAAGCCAACAATTTTGCCACTGGTTAAGTTCAAATTGACGTCTTTTAAAATGGCTTTATTATTCTTCTTATAATTCAAATTCTTAATTCTTAACAAATTTGTCATAATGACGCCCCTTTCCTAATTAGTTGTTTCTGACTTTTTATTTAATAAATAAAGATCAATAACTGTGAATATTACAATCCAGATAACCATCATTGCCATGCCCGAGTACAACACTCGTGAAACGGCACCGAAACTGCTGTCTAAATCATTGATTCCCATGATTCTCAAAACATTACTTGTAATAAAGTTGAAAGGTATCATAAACAACCAGACAATGATTACTGAAACGATAGCTTTGACTAAACTTTGACTTCTAAATGGCAGAAAATCATTAACCCAATCGCTCAACAAATGTAACGCCGTTATTCCAGTCCAAATGACGATGATTCCTAATATAAATGCCACTACAACTTCTGCTTTGAAATAATACTGTTGAACTGAATTGAAACTTCTGACCATAAAGCGATCATAATCGTTAGGAAAAATTGCGACAGAA contains:
- a CDS encoding helix-turn-helix domain-containing protein; this encodes MSLSDNIVKYRKRNELSQLQLAEALSISRQSISKWETGENLPSINNLISLSGLLDISLDELITGEPYLHFPFDYGKPKNRWPLLFLWFTFILGVLIYTESQNFCMAILGFTVAYFMLVFLTPFDFKRYYTYWSLGKKGITYTDDFKDKYNSWDEITIPLKVLSHTRKTKYVTYQQIKSIEIKLGLFEFNPKSTVIIFGFYTPNLGQYIRENFYFIITTKDDQTIYLDLRQYYWLQSKERQMLSTIISFLRRKNIEFVDKQNIAEMVRDRSISLTKELYELRDK
- a CDS encoding helix-turn-helix domain-containing protein, coding for MSLADNIVKYRNKNQLSQEQLAEALSISRQSISKWETGENLPSIDNLISLSGLLDISLDELITGEPYLHFPFNYGKPRNRWPVFFLVVVVILGGLVFSGFHRFYAPFFGAFAAYVMAILFYPYDFKRYYTYWTLDKSGITYVANDKDVYNSLDEIIIPIKTLFHARKTKYVSYQQIKKIEVKLDLFKVSPNSAIAPKGGYAPTEGQYMHEAFHLIITTKDDQTIYLDLRQYYWPRSKERQMLSTIISFLRRKNIEFVDKQNIAEMVRDRSISLTKELYELRDKAE
- a CDS encoding ABC transporter ATP-binding protein, which translates into the protein MTNLLRIKNLNYKKNNKAILKDVNLNLTSGKIVGLLGENGAGKTTLMRLIAGVNSLPEGVITVNGASKKREIKQNVSFSDQLGGFSKNTKIGDIVKFYENVYPDFVQGKYLEIAEYLGLDEGKRISSLSTGTRGKLIIALTLSRDTKLYLLDEPLSGIDSMSRKKIISSIIRWKTDDSTIVISDHYVTEIASLLDDVIIIKDETIYQVSSVEDIQEKYHLGVEEYYEQVYEGSVTK